In one window of Synechococcus sp. M16CYN DNA:
- a CDS encoding beta-ketoacyl-ACP synthase III: MTDDALNSTALVKQLQSASGVLLRGCGSATPARSISNDELGKRVETNDAWIRSRTGISARRVVGSEESLAELSGLAAERALAMADWQADSLDLIVLATSTPDDLFGSAPRLQARIGAVNAAAFDLTAACSGFLFGLVTAAQYIRSGAMRRILVVGADQLSRWVDWDDRRSCVLFGDAAGALLLEASDNGQDDLEGFLLRSDGSRGEVLQLPQVNERRALIGGASHQCGGFEPIQMNGQEVYKFAVREVPAILDSLLRATSTNTDSIDWLLLHQANQRILDAVAERFSMPNDKVLSNLAAYGNTSAATIALMLDEAVRDGRIQTGHRIASSGFGAGLSWGAALLRWSGPA; the protein is encoded by the coding sequence TTGACTGACGACGCCTTGAATTCCACCGCTTTGGTCAAGCAACTCCAGAGCGCTAGCGGTGTGTTGCTCCGGGGGTGCGGGAGTGCCACGCCAGCTCGATCGATTAGCAATGACGAGCTAGGGAAGCGAGTAGAAACCAACGATGCATGGATCCGTAGCCGCACGGGAATTTCAGCCCGCCGGGTAGTGGGTTCGGAGGAGTCCCTTGCAGAACTCAGCGGTCTTGCTGCTGAACGAGCGCTAGCGATGGCGGACTGGCAGGCTGACAGCCTGGATCTAATCGTGCTAGCTACCTCGACACCGGACGATCTCTTTGGATCAGCACCACGTCTTCAGGCTCGAATTGGAGCCGTAAATGCTGCAGCTTTTGATCTTACGGCTGCGTGCAGCGGTTTCTTGTTCGGTCTCGTCACCGCAGCCCAATACATCCGCAGCGGCGCAATGCGTCGAATCTTGGTAGTTGGGGCCGACCAACTCAGCCGCTGGGTAGACTGGGATGATAGGCGTTCCTGCGTACTATTTGGGGATGCTGCCGGAGCCTTGTTGCTCGAGGCATCTGACAATGGCCAAGATGACCTTGAGGGCTTTTTGCTGCGATCGGATGGCAGCCGTGGGGAGGTTCTGCAGCTTCCTCAGGTGAACGAAAGACGCGCCCTGATTGGAGGTGCTAGTCATCAATGCGGTGGATTTGAGCCAATCCAAATGAATGGTCAAGAGGTTTACAAGTTCGCCGTTCGAGAAGTGCCCGCCATTCTGGATTCCCTTCTCCGCGCCACATCCACAAACACCGATTCCATTGACTGGCTATTGTTACATCAGGCCAACCAACGTATCCTCGATGCTGTGGCTGAGCGCTTCAGCATGCCTAACGACAAGGTGCTCAGCAATCTGGCTGCCTATGGCAATACGTCAGCTGCCACAATTGCCCTAATGTTGGACGAAGCCGTACGAGATGGCCGTATTCAAACGGGACATCGGATCGCTAGTAGCGGATTCGGAGCAGGACTGAGTTGGGGAGCTGCTCTTCTGCGTTGGAGCGGCCCCGCCTAA
- the fabD gene encoding ACP S-malonyltransferase, which produces MAIAWVFPGQGSQKVGMADHLLSLSGASERFGLASELLGRDLLAICRGESGRGEGPNDLNDTRNTQLALFVVESLLADSLLQQGRTAKLVAGHSLGELVALYAGGAFDLETGIKLMKIRSELMASAGGGAMTAIIGFDRSQLEDLVATTEGVAIANDNSDTQVVISGLQSAVAAVSNQLTCKRVIPLVVSGAFHSPLMAEAAAHFSDTLNATAFGDTRMPVLSNSNPRATNSGDLLKERLKQQMTTGVRWRETMIEMTVEGVDTLVEIGPGNILSGLAKRSMKGVTATQISSAGDLGQ; this is translated from the coding sequence ATGGCAATCGCCTGGGTGTTCCCTGGTCAGGGCTCGCAGAAGGTGGGCATGGCGGATCACTTGCTCAGTCTGAGTGGAGCCAGCGAGCGATTCGGTTTGGCATCAGAGCTTCTTGGACGTGATCTCCTCGCTATATGCCGAGGCGAAAGCGGTCGTGGGGAGGGTCCAAATGACCTCAACGACACCCGAAATACTCAACTCGCGTTATTCGTGGTCGAATCTCTCTTGGCCGACAGCTTGCTCCAGCAAGGGCGAACAGCCAAACTGGTTGCTGGCCATAGCTTAGGAGAACTAGTCGCTCTTTATGCCGGCGGTGCCTTCGACTTAGAAACAGGGATCAAGTTGATGAAAATTCGTTCCGAACTGATGGCCAGCGCAGGTGGTGGTGCGATGACAGCGATAATCGGTTTTGATCGCAGTCAGCTCGAGGACCTGGTGGCAACAACAGAAGGAGTTGCCATCGCTAACGATAACAGCGACACGCAAGTGGTAATTTCCGGTCTTCAAAGCGCTGTTGCTGCAGTGAGCAATCAACTCACTTGTAAACGTGTTATTCCTCTCGTTGTCTCCGGAGCCTTTCATTCCCCCTTAATGGCAGAGGCTGCTGCGCATTTTTCCGACACACTCAATGCCACAGCTTTCGGTGATACTCGTATGCCTGTTCTGAGCAACAGCAATCCTAGAGCAACAAACTCAGGAGACCTTCTAAAAGAGCGACTGAAGCAACAGATGACGACGGGAGTGCGCTGGCGAGAAACAATGATAGAAATGACCGTGGAGGGAGTCGATACCCTTGTCGAAATCGGTCCCGGCAATATTCTTAGTGGATTAGCTAAGCGCAGTATGAAGGGGGTGACCGCAACACAGATCAGCTCAGCGGGCGATCTCGGCCAATGA
- a CDS encoding lysophospholipid acyltransferase family protein: protein MSAGNLISRNTSRPGLTYQLVSKLLVFPIFRGLFRGSTEGKSNVPQQGALVVAANHGSHLDPPILGHALGRPVAFMAKAELFDVPLLVLLIRSLGAYPVRRGASDRNAIRTATATLNAGWATGVFLDGTRQPNGRVNAPLPGAALLAARSGAPLLPVAILNSHRALGSRQFWPRLVPIQLRIGTPIPPPISRRRVDLDATTALLQERINALLDQGLHRT, encoded by the coding sequence ATGAGCGCCGGTAACCTGATTTCACGCAATACCTCGCGGCCGGGCCTCACCTATCAGCTTGTGAGCAAGTTGTTGGTATTTCCAATTTTTCGCGGGCTCTTCCGCGGATCGACCGAAGGTAAATCCAATGTCCCCCAGCAGGGCGCTCTGGTTGTGGCTGCGAACCATGGCTCTCACTTAGATCCTCCGATACTGGGGCATGCTTTGGGACGACCCGTAGCATTTATGGCCAAAGCGGAATTATTCGATGTTCCGCTGCTTGTGCTTCTCATTCGATCGCTCGGAGCCTATCCCGTGCGCCGGGGTGCTAGCGATAGAAATGCGATTCGAACAGCCACAGCCACACTGAACGCAGGATGGGCCACAGGGGTGTTTCTGGATGGCACTAGGCAGCCAAATGGCCGCGTGAATGCTCCTCTACCAGGAGCTGCGTTGCTAGCAGCGCGCAGCGGAGCGCCACTACTTCCGGTAGCCATTCTCAACAGCCACCGCGCTCTGGGAAGCCGTCAGTTTTGGCCTCGTTTAGTGCCAATCCAACTGCGTATTGGCACTCCCATCCCGCCGCCAATTAGCCGTCGTCGGGTTGACCTCGACGCTACGACAGCCTTGCTTCAAGAACGCATCAATGCACTGCTCGATCAGGGTCTACACCGTACCTAA
- the tsaB gene encoding tRNA (adenosine(37)-N6)-threonylcarbamoyltransferase complex dimerization subunit type 1 TsaB, translating into MSETPVLMALHSSTEHFGVAVQDPESVADIQRVAVFNDGRGLSNTLITRVNTILPCERWSALKGLAVATGPGGFTGTRLSVVMARTLAEQLNCPLLGVSSFALMAARLHHRLPADQQGQRFWIARQLSRRGLVAGFYAFDEDDVEEIEAPHLVIEGRRISPVVQAAEDVAADVFRLLELLRQSQTRGQILTWSSVLPIYPFSPVGTS; encoded by the coding sequence GTGAGCGAAACACCGGTCTTGATGGCACTGCATAGCTCTACAGAACATTTTGGTGTAGCAGTGCAAGATCCTGAGTCTGTGGCCGACATCCAGCGCGTGGCGGTATTTAATGACGGTCGTGGTCTGTCCAATACCTTGATCACTCGTGTCAACACGATATTGCCGTGCGAGCGTTGGTCTGCTCTTAAAGGCCTTGCCGTAGCGACCGGTCCTGGAGGATTCACAGGGACTCGTTTGTCGGTTGTGATGGCCAGAACTTTGGCAGAGCAACTGAATTGTCCTTTGTTAGGGGTAAGTAGTTTTGCGTTAATGGCTGCACGTTTGCACCACCGCCTACCTGCTGACCAGCAAGGCCAGCGGTTTTGGATCGCTCGGCAGTTATCGCGTCGTGGCTTGGTGGCCGGTTTCTACGCTTTTGATGAGGATGACGTTGAAGAGATTGAAGCGCCTCATTTGGTGATTGAAGGCCGCAGGATAAGTCCTGTTGTGCAAGCTGCGGAGGATGTGGCGGCAGATGTTTTCCGTCTGCTAGAGCTTCTACGTCAATCTCAGACTCGCGGTCAGATTCTAACTTGGTCCAGTGTACTGCCGATCTATCCCTTCTCTCCGGTTGGCACGAGCTGA
- a CDS encoding Ycf34 family protein: protein MCICVNCRWVERCRAYHAVERQHGAAHLSVDPDLEPKAPKIYVSVMDLPSGQVGVEWDVRACESFELDAGRWQRLRPGEAVPT, encoded by the coding sequence ATGTGTATCTGCGTTAATTGTCGCTGGGTCGAGCGATGTCGGGCCTATCATGCGGTCGAGCGACAACATGGAGCCGCCCATCTTTCTGTGGATCCAGATCTAGAGCCTAAAGCCCCTAAAATTTACGTCTCTGTGATGGATCTACCCAGTGGCCAGGTCGGTGTAGAGTGGGACGTACGGGCTTGTGAAAGCTTCGAGTTGGATGCTGGCCGCTGGCAGCGTCTACGTCCTGGTGAGGCGGTGCCTACGTGA
- a CDS encoding CCA tRNA nucleotidyltransferase translates to MPSETFQKDRILINDFTPDEQVRVLLARLTPECWPIACESLPRGTALVGGAIRDALLGRQSNHTDLDFVVPADALRHTQHLARTFGGTCVVLDGDRDTARLILKGWTIDLASQEGMSLEEDLWRRDYSLNAIALGIQPFGSLCDPTGGIHDLQKRRLRAICESNLVDDPLRLLRGLRLLAEISLVLDTDTALWIQRHRQALAKSAPERILSELQLLVKGAYADQVLQQLDQFQLLEPWAATTPNPTQNQAECLSDGETATALPLARLTGLISDDGLKRLRASKMLRHRCARLRYWVERTAGQPDSLGEEERLRLHQDLEKDLAALILWLPPQMQPQWLKRWRDTNDPLFHPIMPLNGVTLKRELGLEPGPKMGQVLAHLCLERAFGRIHSRDEALQTARQFLRQN, encoded by the coding sequence ATGCCTTCCGAGACCTTTCAGAAGGACCGCATTCTGATAAATGACTTTACTCCTGACGAGCAAGTACGTGTTCTGCTGGCACGACTCACACCAGAATGCTGGCCTATCGCATGCGAGTCACTCCCAAGAGGAACAGCCCTCGTGGGAGGCGCAATCCGTGACGCTCTGCTCGGTCGGCAAAGTAACCATACCGATTTGGACTTTGTAGTACCGGCTGACGCCCTCAGGCACACGCAACATCTTGCGCGAACTTTCGGAGGCACATGTGTGGTACTGGATGGGGACAGAGACACAGCACGTCTCATCCTTAAGGGATGGACGATCGACTTAGCAAGCCAAGAAGGTATGTCGTTGGAAGAGGATCTCTGGAGACGGGACTACAGTCTTAACGCCATCGCCTTGGGTATACAACCATTCGGCTCACTGTGCGATCCAACCGGTGGTATTCACGATCTACAAAAGAGACGTCTCCGCGCTATTTGCGAAAGCAATCTCGTCGATGATCCACTGCGACTCTTACGTGGTCTACGGCTGTTGGCGGAGATTTCTCTGGTATTAGACACCGATACAGCGCTTTGGATTCAACGGCACCGTCAAGCTCTGGCAAAATCAGCGCCGGAACGAATCTTAAGCGAATTACAACTTCTTGTGAAAGGTGCTTACGCCGATCAAGTTCTTCAACAACTTGACCAGTTTCAGTTGTTAGAACCATGGGCGGCTACTACACCAAACCCCACCCAAAATCAAGCTGAATGCTTAAGCGATGGAGAGACAGCAACAGCTCTTCCTTTGGCACGTCTCACAGGTTTGATCAGTGATGATGGGCTTAAACGATTACGCGCCAGTAAGATGCTGCGTCACCGCTGCGCGCGTTTACGCTACTGGGTTGAGCGAACTGCTGGACAGCCCGATTCCTTAGGAGAGGAAGAACGGTTGCGACTCCATCAAGATCTCGAAAAAGATTTGGCAGCCCTGATTCTTTGGCTACCACCTCAAATGCAACCACAGTGGCTGAAACGTTGGCGGGATACAAACGATCCACTCTTTCACCCAATCATGCCTCTCAATGGAGTCACACTAAAAAGGGAACTGGGGCTTGAACCAGGACCGAAAATGGGGCAGGTTCTGGCCCACCTTTGTCTTGAACGAGCTTTTGGTCGAATCCATAGTCGTGATGAAGCTCTCCAAACTGCCCGACAGTTTCTACGACAGAATTGA
- a CDS encoding RNA-binding protein, translated as MSIRLYIGNLPQTFNEEELTALLRGIGEGIWFKSVLDRDTGDCRGFGFANVEDPKVADAVIEQLNGKDFGGSFLRVERSERRDSGTSNRRRGSSAPMGAGQPQVARKAANKVVHSDAPNESAPDPRWAGELARLKDLLGNQKTAV; from the coding sequence ATGAGCATTCGCCTGTACATCGGCAATTTGCCGCAGACCTTCAATGAGGAGGAGCTTACTGCTCTTCTTAGAGGGATTGGGGAGGGGATCTGGTTTAAGTCGGTACTGGATCGAGATACCGGCGACTGTCGTGGTTTTGGCTTCGCTAATGTCGAGGATCCGAAGGTTGCCGACGCTGTAATTGAACAACTTAATGGTAAAGATTTCGGTGGCAGCTTTTTACGAGTTGAGCGCTCTGAACGCCGCGATTCAGGTACCAGCAATCGCCGTAGAGGTAGCTCTGCGCCGATGGGTGCCGGTCAGCCTCAAGTAGCTCGTAAAGCAGCGAATAAGGTGGTGCATAGCGATGCACCAAACGAAAGCGCGCCAGACCCACGCTGGGCAGGCGAACTCGCCAGGTTGAAAGATCTGCTGGGAAACCAAAAAACAGCAGTCTGA